Proteins encoded together in one Terriglobus saanensis SP1PR4 window:
- a CDS encoding multicopper oxidase family protein, giving the protein MLPEIARGAAGSDVKLEIAPYTLEASPRHHIHTLAYNGQVPGPLLRMRQGQEQTVAIRNLTSDPEVVHWHGLFLPSDIDGAMEEGTPMIAPGGSARYVMKPDPAGFRWYHTHTFAGKNLMKAQYSGLHGFLMIEPRENPAPYDREVFLALHDWAGHFMGGDDGSMNPVYDVATINGKMLGFGDPVQVKQGERVLFHVLNSSPTEIHWISFSGHHFNVIALDGNTVPKSQSVRMLRLSPAERVSAIVEMKNPGVWILGEVRKHIQAIGMGIVIEYANSKGKPVWNQPQELVWNYQQFAGDAATATSSPDAKQIDLLFDSKFQGHGNEELWRINGQSYPQNNSPVLQTGQRYRLVMKNKSTDDHPMHLHRHTFEVRRIDDNAELHGLRKDVVLVRAGSTTEVEFVADNPGKTLFHCHQQDHMDRGFMMVFHYA; this is encoded by the coding sequence TTGCTGCCAGAAATCGCCCGTGGAGCGGCCGGTTCGGACGTCAAACTGGAAATAGCACCCTACACTCTCGAAGCCTCGCCCAGACATCACATCCATACTCTCGCCTATAACGGGCAGGTGCCTGGACCGCTGCTGCGAATGCGACAAGGGCAAGAGCAAACCGTTGCAATCCGCAATCTAACCAGTGATCCGGAGGTGGTTCACTGGCATGGCCTCTTCCTGCCCTCCGATATTGACGGTGCAATGGAAGAAGGGACACCGATGATTGCTCCCGGCGGTTCCGCCCGCTATGTCATGAAACCAGATCCGGCGGGATTCCGCTGGTATCACACCCACACGTTCGCGGGTAAGAATCTGATGAAGGCGCAGTACAGCGGACTTCACGGATTTCTTATGATTGAACCCCGTGAGAACCCAGCACCTTATGACCGCGAGGTTTTTCTGGCGCTGCATGATTGGGCAGGACACTTCATGGGCGGCGACGATGGCTCCATGAATCCGGTATACGACGTTGCTACCATCAACGGTAAAATGCTTGGCTTCGGAGATCCCGTGCAAGTGAAACAGGGTGAGCGAGTTCTCTTTCATGTACTCAACTCCAGTCCGACTGAGATTCACTGGATCTCTTTTTCGGGTCATCACTTCAATGTCATAGCGCTGGATGGCAACACCGTACCGAAATCACAGTCGGTCAGAATGCTAAGGTTGTCACCCGCCGAACGTGTTTCCGCCATCGTCGAAATGAAAAACCCCGGGGTCTGGATTTTGGGCGAAGTCCGCAAGCATATTCAGGCTATCGGCATGGGAATCGTCATCGAGTACGCAAACTCAAAGGGCAAACCTGTATGGAACCAACCACAGGAACTCGTTTGGAACTATCAGCAGTTTGCTGGAGACGCCGCAACAGCAACCAGCTCTCCCGATGCCAAGCAGATCGACCTTCTCTTCGATTCCAAGTTTCAAGGCCATGGGAACGAAGAACTTTGGAGAATCAACGGCCAAAGCTATCCACAGAATAATTCCCCTGTTCTTCAGACAGGCCAGAGGTATCGACTCGTCATGAAGAACAAGAGTACCGACGATCATCCAATGCATCTCCATCGACACACCTTTGAGGTCCGGCGCATTGACGACAATGCGGAGTTGCACGGACTGCGTAAAGATGTCGTGCTGGTTCGTGCTGGAAGTACCACGGAGGTCGAGTTTGTGGCCGACAATCCCGGTAAGACTCTCTTTCACTGTCACCAGCAGGATCACATGGACCGCGGATTCATGATGGTGTTCCACTATGCCTAA
- a CDS encoding aminotransferase class I/II-fold pyridoxal phosphate-dependent enzyme, which translates to MQYVRMPIEVESPEEFGYGRIRYNLSESSITDQRLSDFNLEIPDLALIYNEHRGSEALRKLIIEENPELSVDDVLITAGAAGALFIIATALLSPQDHLVVVRPNYATNLETPRAIGCQITFVDLSFENGFKIDLEALQASVRPSTKLISVTCPHNPTGVMMSEGELRQLVQLARKHGCYLVVDETYRDLSLGGALPLAASLGSHVISVSSLSKAYGVPGIRLGWLITSDKNLQEIFLAAKEQISICGSVLHEWIGEKILANRTAILGPTLTEMRRRLGIVSDWINSEELLEWVRPSGGVVCFPRMKSIPNGGTAKFYQRLMEQHGTYLGPGHWFEMPDTYFRLGFGWPTSEEFERGLEGISKALRG; encoded by the coding sequence ATGCAATACGTGAGAATGCCGATTGAGGTGGAGTCACCTGAAGAATTTGGCTATGGCCGCATCCGTTACAACCTGTCGGAGAGTTCGATCACAGATCAACGCCTATCCGATTTCAACCTGGAAATTCCCGATCTCGCTCTGATTTACAACGAGCATCGCGGTAGCGAAGCATTGCGCAAATTGATTATCGAAGAAAACCCAGAGCTGTCAGTCGACGATGTTCTGATCACCGCGGGCGCTGCAGGCGCGTTATTTATCATCGCGACCGCTCTCCTGTCGCCTCAAGATCATTTGGTTGTGGTCCGTCCGAATTACGCAACGAATCTAGAGACGCCGCGCGCCATTGGATGTCAAATCACATTTGTCGATCTGTCGTTCGAGAATGGCTTCAAAATCGATCTGGAAGCGCTTCAAGCCTCTGTGAGACCCAGCACCAAACTCATCAGCGTGACCTGTCCACACAACCCTACCGGAGTGATGATGAGCGAGGGCGAGCTTCGACAGTTAGTGCAACTCGCACGCAAGCATGGTTGTTATCTTGTCGTAGATGAAACCTATCGTGATCTATCGTTAGGTGGTGCTCTCCCCTTGGCCGCCTCGCTGGGGTCGCATGTAATCAGCGTCTCCTCCCTCTCTAAAGCATATGGAGTACCGGGAATCAGACTTGGATGGCTGATTACTTCAGACAAAAATCTTCAGGAGATCTTTCTCGCTGCCAAAGAGCAGATCAGCATCTGCGGTAGCGTACTTCATGAGTGGATAGGCGAGAAAATTCTCGCGAATCGTACTGCAATTCTTGGCCCCACACTTACGGAGATGCGTCGCCGTTTGGGAATCGTAAGCGACTGGATCAACAGCGAAGAACTCTTAGAGTGGGTTCGGCCATCCGGAGGCGTTGTGTGTTTTCCACGTATGAAGAGTATCCCTAACGGGGGGACGGCCAAATTTTATCAGCGTCTCATGGAACAGCATGGCACCTACCTGGGTCCTGGGCACTGGTTTGAGATGCCAGATACATACTTCAGGCTAGGATTTGGATGGCCAACATCCGAAGAGTTTGAACGCGGTCTCGAGGGGATTTCAAAGGCTTTACGCGGCTGA
- a CDS encoding LuxR C-terminal-related transcriptional regulator: MQSVFQTITQVIGAIGDDEFPVVAANALCCFSGFDLATIVIHRFDETPRLVFDNFDSVDCRQGIENYISFTHRLNPVLKCRNSLGAVRVRDYKAIPQPDERTGSYFQLSPEEELGFRTIGWPTRLEELGLYFVACGGVVEFSIYRKLTRSLASNTKLADLETLCGPIAEAFSRHDALSGMRIAGRFPEAALLSSREQQIADLLLIGCTSEAIALRLEISRHTVRDYRKQIFRKLQICSLAELFAVYHGQRNQIGAWNNTNAPRSTH; the protein is encoded by the coding sequence ATGCAATCAGTCTTTCAAACCATTACGCAGGTCATCGGCGCCATCGGAGACGATGAATTTCCGGTTGTTGCTGCGAATGCGCTCTGTTGTTTCTCCGGGTTTGATCTTGCGACGATCGTGATACACCGCTTTGATGAAACCCCAAGGCTCGTGTTTGACAACTTTGATTCAGTCGATTGCCGCCAAGGCATAGAAAATTACATCTCTTTTACTCACCGCCTAAATCCAGTCCTCAAGTGTCGAAATAGTCTTGGCGCAGTCCGGGTGCGCGACTATAAAGCTATTCCCCAACCTGACGAGCGTACAGGATCATACTTTCAACTCTCGCCCGAAGAAGAGCTCGGGTTCCGAACGATTGGCTGGCCAACTCGGCTTGAGGAACTTGGCCTCTACTTTGTTGCGTGTGGTGGTGTCGTAGAGTTCAGTATTTACAGGAAACTGACGCGATCCCTGGCTTCTAATACAAAGCTTGCCGACCTGGAAACGCTTTGCGGGCCAATAGCCGAAGCATTTAGCCGACATGACGCTCTTTCTGGAATGCGAATCGCCGGAAGGTTTCCTGAAGCTGCTCTTCTCTCCTCACGCGAACAGCAGATAGCAGATCTGCTGTTGATCGGTTGCACGTCTGAGGCGATTGCACTGCGATTGGAGATTAGCAGACACACCGTAAGAGACTATCGAAAACAGATCTTCCGAAAACTTCAGATCTGCTCGCTTGCTGAACTATTTGCTGTCTACCATGGTCAACGCAATCAAATTGGGGCTTGGAATAATACAAACGCGCCCAGATCAACTCACTAA